The following are encoded together in the Syngnathus scovelli strain Florida chromosome 12, RoL_Ssco_1.2, whole genome shotgun sequence genome:
- the LOC125978768 gene encoding actin-binding LIM protein 1 isoform X14 — protein sequence MPTLPNLNSLGRLCSSSRSHDVDRVRVKRKSSIKRMSIIEDGHVAEVLYLIPKQYMEQLPYLNPNDYYLSERLHDVASVAHAQDTQHHSTEKPLIQCFKCRQPCKGEVLRVQNKHFHLKCFTCKACGCDLAQGGFFMKNGDYLCTVDYQRMHGTRCNGCGDFVEGEVVTALGKTYHPACFVCTICKRPFPAGDRVTFNGKDCLCQYCIEPMSPGPKDVLGASNCAGCGRDIKNGQALLALDKQWHLGCFKCKACGKVLTGEYISKDGAPYCEKDYQIHFGVQCEACHQFITGKVLEAGDKHYHPSCARCSRCNQMFTEGEEMYLQGSTVWHPGCKNTTRTEEKHRERLLPPSHLFLQKTERQPTRSSSESICSRPGSSIPGSPGHTIYAKVDNEILDYRDLAAIPKVKAIYDIERPDLITYEPMYTTSMEEREERRESVGELLNARRERSPLPDEKYFRTMSPTLSNEGCYDKRERILQRSTSQGSLGSPVYNRHGYTPTLSRSPQHFHRPDQGSNIYRKPPIYKQYGTEGRRRSREEEEEDALKKKQLQEEHLNKIQSGLGKLILREEMEKEQIRERHVRSVSAQRYDTKQDNGDADPTSPTRTNSLPGYGRNGLHRPQSTDFTQYNSYADMCGGGREFQHIKDGRAALARMDRGVSMPNMLEPKVYPYEMLMITSRGRAKLPRDVDRTRLERHLAPETFFDIFGMEIQEFDRLPLWKRNDMKKRAKLF from the exons ATGCCCACTCTGCCCAATCTCAACAGCCTGGGGAGGCTATGCAGCTCCAGCCGCAGCCACGACGTAGATCGCGTACGGGTGAAACGCAAGAGCTCCATCAAGCGCATGTCCATCATTGAGGATGGACATGTGGCTGAGGTCTTGTACCTCATTCCCAAACAGTACATGGAGCAACTGCCCTACCTCAACCCAAACGACTATTACCTGAGTGAGAGGTTACATGACGTGGCTTCAG TGGCTCATGCGCAGGATACGCAGCACCACTCTACAGAGAAGCCCCTGATCCAGTGCTTTAAGTGCAGGCAACCATGCAAGGGCGAGGTGCTGCGAGTGCAAAACAAACACTTTCACCTAAAGTGCTTCACCTGTAAAG CGTGTGGATGTGACCTGGCCCAGGGCGGCTTCTTCATGAAGAATGGAGATTATCTCTGTACGGTGGACTACCAGCGCATGCATGGGACTCGCTGCAATGGATGCGGGGACTTTGTGGAGGGGGAAGTGGTCACTGCACTCGGCAAGACTTATCACCCTGCCTGCTTTGTTTGCACCATTTGCAA ACGGCCGTTCCCTGCCGGCGACAGGGTGACCTTCAACGGGAAGGACTGTCTGTGTCAGTACTGTATTGAGCCCATGTCTCCTGGACCAAAAGATGTCCTGGGCGCCAGCA ATTGTGCAGGATGCGGTCGAGATATCAAGAATGGACAGGCTCTCCTAGCATTAGACAAACAGTGGCATCTTGGTTGTTTCAAATGTAAGGCCTGTGGGAAAGTGCTAACTGGAGAGTACATCAGCAA GGATGGTGCACCTTACTGTGAGAAGGACTACCAGATTCATTTTGGAGTGCAGTGCGAAGCATGTCATCAGTTCATCACAGGCAAAGTACTTGAG GCGGGAGATAAGCATTATCACCCTAGCTGTGCGAGATGCAGCAGGTGCAATCAGATGTTCACAGAAGGAGAAGAGATGTACCTGCAAG GATCAACAGTATGGCATCCTGGCTGCAAGAACACAACTAGAACAGAGGAGAAACACAGGGAGAGG CTACTGCCTCCGTCCCATTTATTCCTTCAAAAAACAGAAAGGCAG CCGACGAGGTCGTCATCTGAAAGTATTTGTTCCAGACCTGGTTCAAGCATACCTGGCTCACCGGGTCACACAATCTAT GCAAAAGTAGACAATGAGATTCTTGATTACAGAGACCTAGCTGCCATTCCAAAAGTCAAAGCCATTTATGACATTGAGCGCCCTGACCTTATTACCTATGAACCTATGTACACCACCTCCATGgaggagagagaggagagacgaGAAAGTGTAGGAGAG CTCCTTAATGCCAGGAGGGAGCGCTCACCCTTACCTGATGAAAAG TATTTTAGAACCATGTCTCCAACCCTATCCAATGAG GGCTGTTATGACAAGAGAGAACGCATTCTTCAGAGGTCCACCAGTCAGGGTTCCTTAGGCTCGCCAGTTTATAATCGCCATGGTTACACTCCCACTCTGTCACGTTCCCCACAGCATTTTCACAGGCCAG ATCAGGGCAGTAACATCTACAGAAAACCACCCATCTACAAACAATATG GTACAGAGGGAAGGAGACGATccagagaagaggaggaggaagatgcctTGAAAAAAAAGCAGCTTCAGGAAGAACATCTCAACAAG ATTCAGTCAGGTTTGGGGAAGCTAATTCTCAGGGAGGAAATGGAAAAAGAGCAAATTCGGGAACGCCACGTAAGGAGTGTATCTGCTCAGCGCTATGACACCAAGCAGGATAACGGGGATGCAG ATCCAACTTCTCCAACTAGAACAAATTCTTTGCCTGGATATGGGAGGAATGGCCTTCATCGG CCCCAGTCAACAGATTTCACGCAGTACAACAGCTACGCTGACATGTGCGGAGGAGGCAGAG AGTTTCAG CACATTAAGGATGGCCGTGCAGCACTTGCAAGGATGGACAGGGGAGTTTCTATGCCTAATATGTTGGAGCCCAAA
- the LOC125978768 gene encoding actin-binding LIM protein 1 isoform X16, with protein sequence MVMVKEKVAHAQDTQHHSTEKPLIQCFKCRQPCKGEVLRVQNKHFHLKCFTCKACGCDLAQGGFFMKNGDYLCTVDYQRMHGTRCNGCGDFVEGEVVTALGKTYHPACFVCTICKRPFPAGDRVTFNGKDCLCQYCIEPMSPGPKDVLGASNCAGCGRDIKNGQALLALDKQWHLGCFKCKACGKVLTGEYISKDGAPYCEKDYQIHFGVQCEACHQFITGKVLEAGDKHYHPSCARCSRCNQMFTEGEEMYLQGSTVWHPGCKNTTRTEEKHRERPTRSSSESICSRPGSSIPGSPGHTIYAKVDNEILDYRDLAAIPKVKAIYDIERPDLITYEPMYTTSMEEREERRESVGELLNARRERSPLPDEKYFRTMSPTLSNEGCYDKRERILQRSTSQGSLGSPVYNRHGYTPTLSRSPQHFHRPGTDPPSGRSSPLPLRPDSRPGTPPLSMTPKHFHLPDQGSNIYRKPPIYKQYAAIARQSKSADDIIRSATFPAAHAPSPDDSWQSEGDCWPCSNILLGTEGRRRSREEEEEDALKKKQLQEEHLNKIQSGLGKLILREEMEKEQIRERHVRSVSAQRYDTKQDNGDADPTSPTRTNSLPGYGRNGLHRPQSTDFTQYNSYADMCGGGREFQHIKDGRAALARMDRGVSMPNMLEPKVYPYEMLMITSRGRAKLPRDVDRTRLERHLAPETFFDIFGMEIQEFDRLPLWKRNDMKKRAKLF encoded by the exons ATGGTCATGGTCAAAGAAAAAG TGGCTCATGCGCAGGATACGCAGCACCACTCTACAGAGAAGCCCCTGATCCAGTGCTTTAAGTGCAGGCAACCATGCAAGGGCGAGGTGCTGCGAGTGCAAAACAAACACTTTCACCTAAAGTGCTTCACCTGTAAAG CGTGTGGATGTGACCTGGCCCAGGGCGGCTTCTTCATGAAGAATGGAGATTATCTCTGTACGGTGGACTACCAGCGCATGCATGGGACTCGCTGCAATGGATGCGGGGACTTTGTGGAGGGGGAAGTGGTCACTGCACTCGGCAAGACTTATCACCCTGCCTGCTTTGTTTGCACCATTTGCAA ACGGCCGTTCCCTGCCGGCGACAGGGTGACCTTCAACGGGAAGGACTGTCTGTGTCAGTACTGTATTGAGCCCATGTCTCCTGGACCAAAAGATGTCCTGGGCGCCAGCA ATTGTGCAGGATGCGGTCGAGATATCAAGAATGGACAGGCTCTCCTAGCATTAGACAAACAGTGGCATCTTGGTTGTTTCAAATGTAAGGCCTGTGGGAAAGTGCTAACTGGAGAGTACATCAGCAA GGATGGTGCACCTTACTGTGAGAAGGACTACCAGATTCATTTTGGAGTGCAGTGCGAAGCATGTCATCAGTTCATCACAGGCAAAGTACTTGAG GCGGGAGATAAGCATTATCACCCTAGCTGTGCGAGATGCAGCAGGTGCAATCAGATGTTCACAGAAGGAGAAGAGATGTACCTGCAAG GATCAACAGTATGGCATCCTGGCTGCAAGAACACAACTAGAACAGAGGAGAAACACAGGGAGAGG CCGACGAGGTCGTCATCTGAAAGTATTTGTTCCAGACCTGGTTCAAGCATACCTGGCTCACCGGGTCACACAATCTAT GCAAAAGTAGACAATGAGATTCTTGATTACAGAGACCTAGCTGCCATTCCAAAAGTCAAAGCCATTTATGACATTGAGCGCCCTGACCTTATTACCTATGAACCTATGTACACCACCTCCATGgaggagagagaggagagacgaGAAAGTGTAGGAGAG CTCCTTAATGCCAGGAGGGAGCGCTCACCCTTACCTGATGAAAAG TATTTTAGAACCATGTCTCCAACCCTATCCAATGAG GGCTGTTATGACAAGAGAGAACGCATTCTTCAGAGGTCCACCAGTCAGGGTTCCTTAGGCTCGCCAGTTTATAATCGCCATGGTTACACTCCCACTCTGTCACGTTCCCCACAGCATTTTCACAGGCCAG GCACTGACCCACCAAGCGGCCGGAGCTCTCCTCTCCCGCTCAGGCCCGACAGCCGGCCGGGCACCCCGCCTCTCTCTATGACCCCTAAACATTTTCACCTCCCAG ATCAGGGCAGTAACATCTACAGAAAACCACCCATCTACAAACAATATG CTGCCATAGCACGTCAAAGCAAGTcggctgatgacatcatcagatcTGCCACCTTCCCTGCCGCCCATGCTCCCTCTCCAGATGACAGCTGGCAGAGCGAGGGTGATTGTTGGCCCTGCTCTAACATTCTATTAG GTACAGAGGGAAGGAGACGATccagagaagaggaggaggaagatgcctTGAAAAAAAAGCAGCTTCAGGAAGAACATCTCAACAAG ATTCAGTCAGGTTTGGGGAAGCTAATTCTCAGGGAGGAAATGGAAAAAGAGCAAATTCGGGAACGCCACGTAAGGAGTGTATCTGCTCAGCGCTATGACACCAAGCAGGATAACGGGGATGCAG ATCCAACTTCTCCAACTAGAACAAATTCTTTGCCTGGATATGGGAGGAATGGCCTTCATCGG CCCCAGTCAACAGATTTCACGCAGTACAACAGCTACGCTGACATGTGCGGAGGAGGCAGAG AGTTTCAG CACATTAAGGATGGCCGTGCAGCACTTGCAAGGATGGACAGGGGAGTTTCTATGCCTAATATGTTGGAGCCCAAA
- the LOC125978768 gene encoding actin-binding LIM protein 1 isoform X20: MVMVKEKVAHAQDTQHHSTEKPLIQCFKCRQPCKGEVLRVQNKHFHLKCFTCKACGCDLAQGGFFMKNGDYLCTVDYQRMHGTRCNGCGDFVEGEVVTALGKTYHPACFVCTICKRPFPAGDRVTFNGKDCLCQYCIEPMSPGPKDVLGASNCAGCGRDIKNGQALLALDKQWHLGCFKCKACGKVLTGEYISKDGAPYCEKDYQIHFGVQCEACHQFITGKVLEAGDKHYHPSCARCSRCNQMFTEGEEMYLQGSTVWHPGCKNTTRTEEKHRERPTRSSSESICSRPGSSIPGSPGHTIYAKVDNEILDYRDLAAIPKVKAIYDIERPDLITYEPMYTTSMEEREERRESVGELLNARRERSPLPDEKYFRTMSPTLSNEGCYDKRERILQRSTSQGSLGSPVYNRHGYTPTLSRSPQHFHRPDQGSNIYRKPPIYKQYGTEGRRRSREEEEEDALKKKQLQEEHLNKIQSGLGKLILREEMEKEQIRERHVRSVSAQRYDTKQDNGDADPTSPTRTNSLPGYGRNGLHRPQSTDFTQYNSYADMCGGGREFQHIKDGRAALARMDRGVSMPNMLEPKVYPYEMLMITSRGRAKLPRDVDRTRLERHLAPETFFDIFGMEIQEFDRLPLWKRNDMKKRAKLF; this comes from the exons ATGGTCATGGTCAAAGAAAAAG TGGCTCATGCGCAGGATACGCAGCACCACTCTACAGAGAAGCCCCTGATCCAGTGCTTTAAGTGCAGGCAACCATGCAAGGGCGAGGTGCTGCGAGTGCAAAACAAACACTTTCACCTAAAGTGCTTCACCTGTAAAG CGTGTGGATGTGACCTGGCCCAGGGCGGCTTCTTCATGAAGAATGGAGATTATCTCTGTACGGTGGACTACCAGCGCATGCATGGGACTCGCTGCAATGGATGCGGGGACTTTGTGGAGGGGGAAGTGGTCACTGCACTCGGCAAGACTTATCACCCTGCCTGCTTTGTTTGCACCATTTGCAA ACGGCCGTTCCCTGCCGGCGACAGGGTGACCTTCAACGGGAAGGACTGTCTGTGTCAGTACTGTATTGAGCCCATGTCTCCTGGACCAAAAGATGTCCTGGGCGCCAGCA ATTGTGCAGGATGCGGTCGAGATATCAAGAATGGACAGGCTCTCCTAGCATTAGACAAACAGTGGCATCTTGGTTGTTTCAAATGTAAGGCCTGTGGGAAAGTGCTAACTGGAGAGTACATCAGCAA GGATGGTGCACCTTACTGTGAGAAGGACTACCAGATTCATTTTGGAGTGCAGTGCGAAGCATGTCATCAGTTCATCACAGGCAAAGTACTTGAG GCGGGAGATAAGCATTATCACCCTAGCTGTGCGAGATGCAGCAGGTGCAATCAGATGTTCACAGAAGGAGAAGAGATGTACCTGCAAG GATCAACAGTATGGCATCCTGGCTGCAAGAACACAACTAGAACAGAGGAGAAACACAGGGAGAGG CCGACGAGGTCGTCATCTGAAAGTATTTGTTCCAGACCTGGTTCAAGCATACCTGGCTCACCGGGTCACACAATCTAT GCAAAAGTAGACAATGAGATTCTTGATTACAGAGACCTAGCTGCCATTCCAAAAGTCAAAGCCATTTATGACATTGAGCGCCCTGACCTTATTACCTATGAACCTATGTACACCACCTCCATGgaggagagagaggagagacgaGAAAGTGTAGGAGAG CTCCTTAATGCCAGGAGGGAGCGCTCACCCTTACCTGATGAAAAG TATTTTAGAACCATGTCTCCAACCCTATCCAATGAG GGCTGTTATGACAAGAGAGAACGCATTCTTCAGAGGTCCACCAGTCAGGGTTCCTTAGGCTCGCCAGTTTATAATCGCCATGGTTACACTCCCACTCTGTCACGTTCCCCACAGCATTTTCACAGGCCAG ATCAGGGCAGTAACATCTACAGAAAACCACCCATCTACAAACAATATG GTACAGAGGGAAGGAGACGATccagagaagaggaggaggaagatgcctTGAAAAAAAAGCAGCTTCAGGAAGAACATCTCAACAAG ATTCAGTCAGGTTTGGGGAAGCTAATTCTCAGGGAGGAAATGGAAAAAGAGCAAATTCGGGAACGCCACGTAAGGAGTGTATCTGCTCAGCGCTATGACACCAAGCAGGATAACGGGGATGCAG ATCCAACTTCTCCAACTAGAACAAATTCTTTGCCTGGATATGGGAGGAATGGCCTTCATCGG CCCCAGTCAACAGATTTCACGCAGTACAACAGCTACGCTGACATGTGCGGAGGAGGCAGAG AGTTTCAG CACATTAAGGATGGCCGTGCAGCACTTGCAAGGATGGACAGGGGAGTTTCTATGCCTAATATGTTGGAGCCCAAA
- the LOC125978768 gene encoding actin-binding LIM protein 1 isoform X10, which produces MVMVKEKVAHAQDTQHHSTEKPLIQCFKCRQPCKGEVLRVQNKHFHLKCFTCKACGCDLAQGGFFMKNGDYLCTVDYQRMHGTRCNGCGDFVEGEVVTALGKTYHPACFVCTICKRPFPAGDRVTFNGKDCLCQYCIEPMSPGPKDVLGASNCAGCGRDIKNGQALLALDKQWHLGCFKCKACGKVLTGEYISKDGAPYCEKDYQIHFGVQCEACHQFITGKVLEAGDKHYHPSCARCSRCNQMFTEGEEMYLQGSTVWHPGCKNTTRTEEKHRERLLPPSHLFLQKTERQPTRSSSESICSRPGSSIPGSPGHTIYAKVDNEILDYRDLAAIPKVKAIYDIERPDLITYEPMYTTSMEEREERRESVGELLNARRERSPLPDEKYFRTMSPTLSNEGCYDKRERILQRSTSQGSLGSPVYNRHGYTPTLSRSPQHFHRPEALTGMQKLCSSLCSNSVGSRNSDSRPTSPFRHHFLPHSQGTDPPSGRSSPLPLRPDSRPGTPPLSMTPKHFHLPDQGSNIYRKPPIYKQYAAIARQSKSADDIIRSATFPAAHAPSPDDSWQSEGDCWPCSNILLGTEGRRRSREEEEEDALKKKQLQEEHLNKIQSGLGKLILREEMEKEQIRERHVRSVSAQRYDTKQDNGDADPTSPTRTNSLPGYGRNGLHRPQSTDFTQYNSYADMCGGGREFQHIKDGRAALARMDRGVSMPNMLEPKVYPYEMLMITSRGRAKLPRDVDRTRLERHLAPETFFDIFGMEIQEFDRLPLWKRNDMKKRAKLF; this is translated from the exons ATGGTCATGGTCAAAGAAAAAG TGGCTCATGCGCAGGATACGCAGCACCACTCTACAGAGAAGCCCCTGATCCAGTGCTTTAAGTGCAGGCAACCATGCAAGGGCGAGGTGCTGCGAGTGCAAAACAAACACTTTCACCTAAAGTGCTTCACCTGTAAAG CGTGTGGATGTGACCTGGCCCAGGGCGGCTTCTTCATGAAGAATGGAGATTATCTCTGTACGGTGGACTACCAGCGCATGCATGGGACTCGCTGCAATGGATGCGGGGACTTTGTGGAGGGGGAAGTGGTCACTGCACTCGGCAAGACTTATCACCCTGCCTGCTTTGTTTGCACCATTTGCAA ACGGCCGTTCCCTGCCGGCGACAGGGTGACCTTCAACGGGAAGGACTGTCTGTGTCAGTACTGTATTGAGCCCATGTCTCCTGGACCAAAAGATGTCCTGGGCGCCAGCA ATTGTGCAGGATGCGGTCGAGATATCAAGAATGGACAGGCTCTCCTAGCATTAGACAAACAGTGGCATCTTGGTTGTTTCAAATGTAAGGCCTGTGGGAAAGTGCTAACTGGAGAGTACATCAGCAA GGATGGTGCACCTTACTGTGAGAAGGACTACCAGATTCATTTTGGAGTGCAGTGCGAAGCATGTCATCAGTTCATCACAGGCAAAGTACTTGAG GCGGGAGATAAGCATTATCACCCTAGCTGTGCGAGATGCAGCAGGTGCAATCAGATGTTCACAGAAGGAGAAGAGATGTACCTGCAAG GATCAACAGTATGGCATCCTGGCTGCAAGAACACAACTAGAACAGAGGAGAAACACAGGGAGAGG CTACTGCCTCCGTCCCATTTATTCCTTCAAAAAACAGAAAGGCAG CCGACGAGGTCGTCATCTGAAAGTATTTGTTCCAGACCTGGTTCAAGCATACCTGGCTCACCGGGTCACACAATCTAT GCAAAAGTAGACAATGAGATTCTTGATTACAGAGACCTAGCTGCCATTCCAAAAGTCAAAGCCATTTATGACATTGAGCGCCCTGACCTTATTACCTATGAACCTATGTACACCACCTCCATGgaggagagagaggagagacgaGAAAGTGTAGGAGAG CTCCTTAATGCCAGGAGGGAGCGCTCACCCTTACCTGATGAAAAG TATTTTAGAACCATGTCTCCAACCCTATCCAATGAG GGCTGTTATGACAAGAGAGAACGCATTCTTCAGAGGTCCACCAGTCAGGGTTCCTTAGGCTCGCCAGTTTATAATCGCCATGGTTACACTCCCACTCTGTCACGTTCCCCACAGCATTTTCACAGGCCAG AAGCTCTGACAGGCATGCAGAAGCTCTGCTCCTCCTTGTGCAGTAACAGTGTGGGCTCCAGAAATAGTGACTCCCGCCCCACCTCCCCCTTTAGACACCACTTCCTCCCCCATAGTCAAG GCACTGACCCACCAAGCGGCCGGAGCTCTCCTCTCCCGCTCAGGCCCGACAGCCGGCCGGGCACCCCGCCTCTCTCTATGACCCCTAAACATTTTCACCTCCCAG ATCAGGGCAGTAACATCTACAGAAAACCACCCATCTACAAACAATATG CTGCCATAGCACGTCAAAGCAAGTcggctgatgacatcatcagatcTGCCACCTTCCCTGCCGCCCATGCTCCCTCTCCAGATGACAGCTGGCAGAGCGAGGGTGATTGTTGGCCCTGCTCTAACATTCTATTAG GTACAGAGGGAAGGAGACGATccagagaagaggaggaggaagatgcctTGAAAAAAAAGCAGCTTCAGGAAGAACATCTCAACAAG ATTCAGTCAGGTTTGGGGAAGCTAATTCTCAGGGAGGAAATGGAAAAAGAGCAAATTCGGGAACGCCACGTAAGGAGTGTATCTGCTCAGCGCTATGACACCAAGCAGGATAACGGGGATGCAG ATCCAACTTCTCCAACTAGAACAAATTCTTTGCCTGGATATGGGAGGAATGGCCTTCATCGG CCCCAGTCAACAGATTTCACGCAGTACAACAGCTACGCTGACATGTGCGGAGGAGGCAGAG AGTTTCAG CACATTAAGGATGGCCGTGCAGCACTTGCAAGGATGGACAGGGGAGTTTCTATGCCTAATATGTTGGAGCCCAAA
- the LOC125978768 gene encoding actin-binding LIM protein 1 isoform X13, with product MVMVKEKVAHAQDTQHHSTEKPLIQCFKCRQPCKGEVLRVQNKHFHLKCFTCKACGCDLAQGGFFMKNGDYLCTVDYQRMHGTRCNGCGDFVEGEVVTALGKTYHPACFVCTICKRPFPAGDRVTFNGKDCLCQYCIEPMSPGPKDVLGASNCAGCGRDIKNGQALLALDKQWHLGCFKCKACGKVLTGEYISKDGAPYCEKDYQIHFGVQCEACHQFITGKVLEAGDKHYHPSCARCSRCNQMFTEGEEMYLQGSTVWHPGCKNTTRTEEKHRERPTRSSSESICSRPGSSIPGSPGHTIYAKVDNEILDYRDLAAIPKVKAIYDIERPDLITYEPMYTTSMEEREERRESVGELLNARRERSPLPDEKYFRTMSPTLSNEGCYDKRERILQRSTSQGSLGSPVYNRHGYTPTLSRSPQHFHRPEALTGMQKLCSSLCSNSVGSRNSDSRPTSPFRHHFLPHSQGTDPPSGRSSPLPLRPDSRPGTPPLSMTPKHFHLPDQGSNIYRKPPIYKQYAAIARQSKSADDIIRSATFPAAHAPSPDDSWQSEGDCWPCSNILLGTEGRRRSREEEEEDALKKKQLQEEHLNKIQSGLGKLILREEMEKEQIRERHVRSVSAQRYDTKQDNGDADPTSPTRTNSLPGYGRNGLHRPQSTDFTQYNSYADMCGGGREFQHIKDGRAALARMDRGVSMPNMLEPKVYPYEMLMITSRGRAKLPRDVDRTRLERHLAPETFFDIFGMEIQEFDRLPLWKRNDMKKRAKLF from the exons ATGGTCATGGTCAAAGAAAAAG TGGCTCATGCGCAGGATACGCAGCACCACTCTACAGAGAAGCCCCTGATCCAGTGCTTTAAGTGCAGGCAACCATGCAAGGGCGAGGTGCTGCGAGTGCAAAACAAACACTTTCACCTAAAGTGCTTCACCTGTAAAG CGTGTGGATGTGACCTGGCCCAGGGCGGCTTCTTCATGAAGAATGGAGATTATCTCTGTACGGTGGACTACCAGCGCATGCATGGGACTCGCTGCAATGGATGCGGGGACTTTGTGGAGGGGGAAGTGGTCACTGCACTCGGCAAGACTTATCACCCTGCCTGCTTTGTTTGCACCATTTGCAA ACGGCCGTTCCCTGCCGGCGACAGGGTGACCTTCAACGGGAAGGACTGTCTGTGTCAGTACTGTATTGAGCCCATGTCTCCTGGACCAAAAGATGTCCTGGGCGCCAGCA ATTGTGCAGGATGCGGTCGAGATATCAAGAATGGACAGGCTCTCCTAGCATTAGACAAACAGTGGCATCTTGGTTGTTTCAAATGTAAGGCCTGTGGGAAAGTGCTAACTGGAGAGTACATCAGCAA GGATGGTGCACCTTACTGTGAGAAGGACTACCAGATTCATTTTGGAGTGCAGTGCGAAGCATGTCATCAGTTCATCACAGGCAAAGTACTTGAG GCGGGAGATAAGCATTATCACCCTAGCTGTGCGAGATGCAGCAGGTGCAATCAGATGTTCACAGAAGGAGAAGAGATGTACCTGCAAG GATCAACAGTATGGCATCCTGGCTGCAAGAACACAACTAGAACAGAGGAGAAACACAGGGAGAGG CCGACGAGGTCGTCATCTGAAAGTATTTGTTCCAGACCTGGTTCAAGCATACCTGGCTCACCGGGTCACACAATCTAT GCAAAAGTAGACAATGAGATTCTTGATTACAGAGACCTAGCTGCCATTCCAAAAGTCAAAGCCATTTATGACATTGAGCGCCCTGACCTTATTACCTATGAACCTATGTACACCACCTCCATGgaggagagagaggagagacgaGAAAGTGTAGGAGAG CTCCTTAATGCCAGGAGGGAGCGCTCACCCTTACCTGATGAAAAG TATTTTAGAACCATGTCTCCAACCCTATCCAATGAG GGCTGTTATGACAAGAGAGAACGCATTCTTCAGAGGTCCACCAGTCAGGGTTCCTTAGGCTCGCCAGTTTATAATCGCCATGGTTACACTCCCACTCTGTCACGTTCCCCACAGCATTTTCACAGGCCAG AAGCTCTGACAGGCATGCAGAAGCTCTGCTCCTCCTTGTGCAGTAACAGTGTGGGCTCCAGAAATAGTGACTCCCGCCCCACCTCCCCCTTTAGACACCACTTCCTCCCCCATAGTCAAG GCACTGACCCACCAAGCGGCCGGAGCTCTCCTCTCCCGCTCAGGCCCGACAGCCGGCCGGGCACCCCGCCTCTCTCTATGACCCCTAAACATTTTCACCTCCCAG ATCAGGGCAGTAACATCTACAGAAAACCACCCATCTACAAACAATATG CTGCCATAGCACGTCAAAGCAAGTcggctgatgacatcatcagatcTGCCACCTTCCCTGCCGCCCATGCTCCCTCTCCAGATGACAGCTGGCAGAGCGAGGGTGATTGTTGGCCCTGCTCTAACATTCTATTAG GTACAGAGGGAAGGAGACGATccagagaagaggaggaggaagatgcctTGAAAAAAAAGCAGCTTCAGGAAGAACATCTCAACAAG ATTCAGTCAGGTTTGGGGAAGCTAATTCTCAGGGAGGAAATGGAAAAAGAGCAAATTCGGGAACGCCACGTAAGGAGTGTATCTGCTCAGCGCTATGACACCAAGCAGGATAACGGGGATGCAG ATCCAACTTCTCCAACTAGAACAAATTCTTTGCCTGGATATGGGAGGAATGGCCTTCATCGG CCCCAGTCAACAGATTTCACGCAGTACAACAGCTACGCTGACATGTGCGGAGGAGGCAGAG AGTTTCAG CACATTAAGGATGGCCGTGCAGCACTTGCAAGGATGGACAGGGGAGTTTCTATGCCTAATATGTTGGAGCCCAAA